CTGCTCCGGGCCGCCCGGACGTGCGCGCGGTCGTGGCGTCCCGACATCGTCTACGAGCGCTACGCTCTGAGCTCCGTCGCCGGAAGCCTTCTCGCCCGCTGGCTCGGAATACCTCATGTTCTCGAAGTGAACGCGCCCCTCGCGGACGAGGAGGACCGCTTCCGGGGGCTCCGCCTTCCCCGCCTCACGCGACTGCTCGAGCGCTGGGTGATGCGCCGGGCGGATCTCGTCGGCGTGGTCTCGCCGCCCCTGGAGGAGCACGCGCGGAGGCAGGGCGTGCCCCCGGAGCGGATCCGGGTGCTGCCGAACGGCGTCGACACGCGGCGCTTCGGCCCCGGACGCGACCGCGAGCGGATACGCGCAAGGCTGGGTCTCGACGGCGCATTCGTCGCCGGTTTTGCGGGGACCCTTAGGCCCTGGCACGGCGTCGCGCATCTGATCCGGGGATTCGCATCCGCCGCGAGCACGCATGCAAACATGAAGCTCATGATCATGGGCGATGGGCCCGAACGCGCGGCGCTCGAATCGCTCGCGCGGGAGGTCGGTGTCGCGGACCGGGTGGCGTTCCTCGGGGCGGTCCCCCACACCGAAATGGGGGACCACCTCGCGGCATGCGACGTGCTCTGCGCTCCGTACGGTCCCATCGAGGGGTTCTACTTCTCTCCCATCAAGATCGCGGAGTACCTCGCTTGCGGACGCCCGGTGATTGCGTCCGCCGTCGGGCACCTCGCGGAGACGTTGGATGAATCACGAGGCGCCGTGCTGACCCGCCCCGGAGACGAGGACGCGATCGGTCGGGCTCTGGTCAGCCTCGCACGCGATCCGAAACGCCGCGAATCGCTGGGAGCCGCGGCCGCTTCCTCCGTGTGGACCTGGTCGGACGTCGCAAGGGCCGTGCTCCGCGAGGCGGCAGCATCGAGAGCCCGACTCTGGGCCTGGCCCACGGCGCGACCGTTCACCGTCGGCTACGTCGTGAAGATGTTCCCGCGCTTCTCCGAGACCTTCATCCTGAATGAAATTCTGGAATTGGAGCGCACCGGAACACGCGTTGTCGTCTTCTCGATGAAGGAACCTGCCGAATCGATCCGGCAGCCCGGGGTCGACCGGGTTCGCGCGCCGGTCATCGTGCTCCCCGAGCGCGCCGCTTCCCGAGCGCGTCTCGCCGGTAACCACCTTGCGTGCTTGCTACGATCGCCGATCCGTTACCTACGCACCCTGGCATTCGTCAGGGGGCGCGGCACCGAGAGCGCACTGACGAAGTTCCTCCACGCGGCGATCCTGGCCCGGACCGCCACCAGTCTCGGCGTCGAGCACCTCCATGCCCACTTCGCGAGCGGTCCCGCGCGACAGGCCAAGTTCGCTTCCATGCTGTCCGGCATTCCTTTCAGCTTCACGGCTCACGCTAAGGACCTCTACTGGTCCGGACATGGTCATCGCGAATGCCACAAGCTCAAGCACAGGATTCAGAGGGCATCCTTGGTCGTCGCCATAAGCGAGCACAACCGGTGTTTCATGGAGAGCATTGGATTCCATGTGCCGCGAGGCCGGATCGCCACCATCTACAATGGTCTCGACTTGAAGGCGTGGCCCTTGCGAGGGCCGAGGGGACGTCCCGTCGTGAGGAGCGAGATTCCGTTGATCCTCGCCGTCGGGCGGCTCGTGGAGAAGAAGGGATTCGACGTCCTTCTGGAGGCGGCCTCTATCCTGGTAGTGCGCGGGACCCGGTTCCGTTGCTGGATTGCCGGGGAAGGCCCGGAACGGGAACGTCTCGCCGGGTTGGTCCGCGAGAAGAATCTCGAGGGCTGGGTCGAGTTCCTGGGGGCTACGCCGCAGGACCGGCTCGCCGCCGACCTCTACAGTCGCGCGCACGTGCTCGCCCAGCCTTCGATCGTTGCTTCGGACGGCGACCAGGATGGGATTCCGACCGTGATCCTCGAAGCGATGTCGGTTGGTCTGCCGGTGGTGGCCACACCCGTTTCCGGCATTCCGGAGGCCGTCGTGGATGGGGAGACCGGGCTCATCGCCCAGCCGGGAGACCCACGGGCGCTCGCGGACGCGCTGTCGCGGGTTCTCGCGGATGACGCGCTGGCCGCACGGCTCGCGTCGGGAGCGAGGGGTATGATCGAGAAGCGATTCAGCCTACGGGAGAACGCGCAGCATCTAGTCCGGCTCCTGCGGCGCCCCGCGCACGAGCTTGGACTCGTGGGTCGCGAGCTAACCGATCGCGATCCTGAGCCCGCATTGGTGGAGAGCTCATGAGCGGGACATCGCCGGGCCCGCTGCACCCGATTGGAAACGCGCTGCGCGACGGGCGTCGATTCATGGTCGCCGTGAGACGGCTCCGCCCCTTCATCAAGCCGCACGTGCATAGTCTTCTTCTCGCCTCGCTCGCGGCGGTCGGATACGCGGTCGTGACCCTGCTCGAGCCGTGGCCGATCCAGTTCCTCTTCGACGGCGTCCTTCTGGGGCGGAAGGTCCATTTCCTCGGACACACCTTGAAGAGCGTTCACGGCGATCCGATCGCGCTTCTGATCGGTTCGGTGGCGGCCATTCTCGTCCTCGCCGCTCTGCGCGGGCAGCTCTATTACACGCAGAACGTGTTGACGGCGGGCGCGGGGCAGGAGGTAGTCATGTCGCTCCGCCGCGAGTTGTTCCGCCATCTCCAATCCCTCTCGCTGCGCTACCACCACGGGGAGCGCCTCGGGGACATCTTGATGCGGCTCACGGGCGACATCGTGATGCTGCGGGACATGGTCGTGGCGGCGCTCTTGAACACGCTCTCGCATACGCTCGTGGTGGCTGGGGTCCTGTTCGTCATGCTCACGATCAACTGGAAGCTCACCCTAGTGGCCGCGGCCGTGGCCCCGGCGCTCTACGTCATCCTCTCGACCTTCCGGGTCCGCCTCATGGAAGCCGCTGCGCTTCAGCGAAAGCGTGAAGGGAAACTCGTCTCGAGCGCACACGAAGTTCTCCAGGCGATTCATGTGGTGCAGGCGAATACTGCGGAGGAGCACGAGCAGGATCGTTTCCGCGAGATGAACAAGCGCAGCTTGAACGCGGGGATCCGGTCCACGCGCATCGAGGCCCAGCTCCATCGTGCCGTACAGATCACGATCGCAGCTGGGGTCGGCGCGACACTCGGGCTGGGCGCGCTCGACGTCCTCGCCGGCAGGCTGAGCCCCGGCCAGCTCCTTGTGTTCGCCGCGTACGTACGCGGACTGTACGGACCGTTACGCCAGGTCTCCAAGACGGTGCAGCGGACTGCCAAGGCCTCGGCGTGCGCGGATCGGGTTCTCGAGGTGTTGGAGGAAAAGCCCGAGATTCAAAGCGCCCCAGGTGCCCCCGTGCTCCAGAACGTCCAAGGCGCGATCTCCCTTCACCACGTCACGTTCGGCTACAGCACGGGCAAGCTGGTTCTCCGGGACGTCCACCTCGACATCGCACCCCGCACGACCGTGGCGCTGGTCGGCCCGACTGGATCGGGCAAGACCACCTTCCTCAACCTGATTCCCCGCTTCTACGATCCGCTGAGCGGCGAGGTCCGCATCGACGGCATGGAAGTCCGGGACCTGGACCTGAAATCGCTCCGCGGCCACATCGGCTACCTCACGCAGGAAGTGGTCGTCATGGGTCTCACAGTGCTCGACAACATCGCCTACGGGGCGATCGGAAAGAACGGCTCCGACCCCACGGAGGAAGAGATCCAAGGTGCCGCCCGTGCCGCGTATGCGCACGAGTTCATCGTCAAGCTCCCCCAAGGATACGACACGGTCTTGGGTGAGAGAGGCGCGACGCTTTCCGGAGGTCAACGTCAGCGGATCGCCATCGCGCGCGCCTTCATCCGCGACGCGAGGATTCTACTTTTCGATGAGCCGATGACCGGGCTCGATCCGCTCGCGGAGCAGGCCGTGCAGCGGGCGTTCGCCAACCTGAGCCGTGGGAGGACGACCATCGTCGTCGCCCACCACCTTTCGACCATCCTGCACGCCGATCGAATCCTCTTCCTCGAGAGCGGGCGAATCGTCGAGCAGGGATCGCACGAAGAGCTCCTCGAGCGCGGCGGCGCGTACGCGGAGTTCTACCGGACGCAGTGGTCGCTACCGACGCCGGAGCCGACCTGATCGCGGTGCCGGCATGATCGATGCCCCGCCCTTTCTCGCTCCCGAGAGCGCACTCCACCTGCTGCGGAACGCCTGCGCGGATTCCTCTTGGCGTGTGCGCGAGGTCCTCGAAGCCGAAATCGTCAAGGAGCAGCCCGGCCGCAGAAGGACACTTCGGTATCGTGTCGTGGCCGAGCGCAATGGATGCGCGGCGCGCGAAGTCTCCTGGTTCGCGAAGCATTACCGGGGCTCGAGAGGGAAGCGGGTCTTCTGGCTCTTGCGCTCGCTCGGAGCGCTCGCGCCGGAGGTCCTGGCTCCCGAGCCCATCGGGTTTTCGCCGATGCTGAAACTGCTCGTGATGAGCGCCCTGGAAGGTTCGTCGCTGTCGGAGACCCTGGGGAGGTCTGGAGATGCCGATTCGAGTGTGGAGAGGGCGGGCCGAGCGCTCGCCTTGGTCCACGGGGCGGAGATCCCCCAGCGTGCGGAGTACCTAAAAGCCCACGGCCCCCGCGAGGAGATCGTCGTGCTGGAGGAGGCACGCCGCCGTGCGAGCGACTCGCCTCTTCCGACGCAATGGGTCTGCCGGTTCATGGAGCTGTGTTCGCTTGTGGAAGACGAGCTCGCGCGCTGCGAGGATCAAGAGCGCGGCCAAGCGCTTCTCCACAGAGACTTTCACCCAGGGCAGGTCATTCTGCCTGGCGACGGCATCGGAGAAGTCGGAGTCCTGGATTGGGACGATGCCGCCTTGGGAGAATCGGAACTCGATCTCGGAAACCTCGAAGCCCATCTATTGTTGGACGATTTGCAGCGTCGCGGAAGCATCCGTACCGCGCCCCGGCTGATCGGCGCGCTACACTCGGGTTATCTCGCGAGAGGGGGCATCAGCTTCCTGCGACTCGCAACCTACAGGCGAGCGGCGTTACTTCGTCTTGCCACGTTGGAGCGCCTCGCGGACCCGCGCATCAGCGTGCTCGACTGGGCCGAGCTTGCGAGCGCACTCACCGAGGCAGCATCCACCTGATGTGCCGCGACGCCTCCGGCGTGAACAGCAGCTGTCAACGGTCATCCAATTTTCCCCACCTGCGGTCACTGAAAATTCCCCACCCTGGGTTCATGAGTTCACGGCCTCAACGCCTGGACGAGCCCTGCCTTGAGCTTGTCCTTGAGTCGGCTGACGCTGAGAATCAGTCTTGCCGGGGAGCATATGCCGAGCGAGCTGGAGCGCATTCGCGAGTAGAAACAATCCAACATTGCTCCCCGGGTTGGCCAGCGCCTCCACGTGCAGGTCGACAAGGGCTCGGGCGGCTGTTGAGGCGCCCCGATACGCCCGCGTCACCTTGATCGCGAGAGCGAGTGGCATGTAAGGTAGATCAACAATGAATTCGCTCTCTGTTCCGATTGTCAGGCTGAACCCTTGGCTCGGAAGTGTCTTCTTGATGGCAGGTTCGTTGGTGCGCCAGCCTGGCGGTGTACGGCAAGGACCCGCTTCGGCGACGGTACTCGATGATTTCAAGGGGCCCGACCCGTTCACGGTGGCGGGGCTCCTTCTTGGGCACTCGAAACGGCCGCCGCTCGCATTCATACCAGATCGTCTGCTTCGGCAACGCGCTCCCCCCACGGAGTGAACGTCGACTTCAAGTCCTGAGTGATCGACGAGGAACAAACCCCTTGTACCCAGGACCTCTTGGAGATTCAGGACGTCCGCAACAGACGCCATGATGGGGTCGGGTCTGCGTTGCAAGCAGCGCATCGACACCCAAGCCCTCGTCGAGCCACACCGGGATGGCGGCATCTTCGAGCGCCTGGAGTAGCTCGACCAGAGCTCGGGACGACATCGGGCTCACTGACTTACCACCTCGATCGCCCGTTCGAGCTGTTCTTCCCGCCCCGCTGCGACGCCCTCAATCGTCCGAGGGACCGGGATAGTCGGAAGGATCCCGACGCCGTGGTGACGTGTTCCATCCTGCTTCAACACTCTCATGCCCGTGAATGGAATGGAGTACCTGCCCGGCAGGAGTATCGAGGTGACGACACCGTTGGTTCCCGCCGTGGGCTCACCCACGAGATCAGCCAGCCGATAGTGCTCGACAATGCCGAGGAGCGTCTCCGCAGCGCTGATCGCACTCACGTCCATCAAGAAGGCGGCATGGGCATGAATGCGGGGGGCCTTTGGCTCGATTTGCCAGTCGTCCCATCTATAGGTCGTGTCCTGATGGTCAGACCTCTGGATAACCGGAAAGCCCCATCGTGCGCTAGTCAGAGTCGAATCGGTGAGGTGTGCCAATATGGAGGATGAGATGCGATTCGGATACCCGCGCAGATCGAAGATCACTCCTTTGCCCGCGCAGATCTTCGAAAGGGCTGCGTCGAAATCGGCATTGGTGATGCGGTTTAGATCCAGGTACATCACACCGGGCCGAATTTCCTGAATGCTGTCGGGCGGTGCGGGTGTGAGCCTGACGGTTCGTTGCTTTGCGATTGCGGATATGGTGCCTAGTTCCGGCCGGAGATCGGAGATCGAGCTCCAGGGTGTCCGTTGCTCCCGCGCCCGGAAGCGATCGGGCCACGGTGTCATTGGCCCCTCTTCCCAGAAGGGATCGGGCCACCCGGAAACGAACCCTTTCCGGCGTCGCTCCACTCTCGAGAGGCTCTAGCTCAACTACCCATTGCGAAGTCGGGCGTCCCCCGATCGCAATCACCTCGTCCCCCACACTGGCGAATTCCGCTTGGGCAGTGTCCACTCGGGTCAGAACTAACTGGCCTTCCACGAAGGCCCAATCAAAGGGCCATTGCCTCGAGTCATAGCCTGTATACGGAGAGTTCGCGTAGACATGCCCATCGTGGAGCCTCGCCGAGAGTCGGCGGAGCGTAACTTCGAAACCCGCCCCGCCAGAGTCGGCGGCAGCTTCACGCAGTGCCGGAGCCAGTTGCGCGGGCCAGTCAGTTTTTGTCACATCAAAATAGGGCCAGAAATGTTGCATGACATTCCAGAACAGGATTACGTCGGCAAGCCGCGTCGCTCGGTCGTCTCCGGTAGGCACCCAACCGTTTGGCCGACGTGGAGCGCGAGCTGAACGAGCGCCGCGTGGAATCGTACCGCGAGCGCCCTTGTAAAGCGTGAGTGGGACGGAGCACCAAAGACCGCCGCCGAGGGATGTGTTCACCTCACTCCCGATCGGTAGTACGGAGTCACCGGGCGCCCCGGCTGGGGCGATCACGCGTCGCTTCTCGTAGAACCCGGGGTACGCTCCCTCGTAGCCGACATGACGCCAGCCTGTGATGCGCTCGTTTGTCACACCCCGTGGGCTCAGAGCGGTAACCGTGAGGGATGGTAGCGGACTCGTCGAAAGTCGAATCGTGGGGGCGAGAGGTCGAAAGAGCCGATCGAGTCGTATCTTCAGCTCGTCGGGAGTGCCTGCACTTTCCACCTCGTCCACGCCGGCAATCGC
The Candidatus Eisenbacteria bacterium genome window above contains:
- a CDS encoding glycosyltransferase, giving the protein MTSPESPRVLSAGGRLAYVAKMFPRISETFVLNEIRALRCEGVPFRIYSILPPSRDRRIHPEAESLAAETEILPQASWRGLPEFFAATRRCFRAAPLETAAEAARALLRPTPRSFRTLFRAVVLAERLRRDEISHIHAAWAHTPASVAEIASRLTRIPWSMAAHAKDIHTSDELSLARKMSSARFTIACTRHHRDLLERIAARQSSRFPPGQVHLAYHGVDTDYFSPAPADEEAGDGIGRRGENTDTPAILFVGRLVLKKGPELLVDAAALLRKRGLPFTIEMVGDGPLRAPLERYIRDLGLEDVVFLRGLFVREEIRDVMRRATCFALPCRVTSHGDRDGIPNSLGEAMASGLAVVSTRLPSIQELVEDGETGLLVPPEDPAALAEALARLLGDPVERRRLGRRARAAVVERFGAIHCEPERVRHLACGLEIGRVLYVSGDRGVPVRGQKGASIHVRSLIEAWRESGVESRVVTTNAGPSQGEAPAADVREARAGVLLTGLAKSLARILGSGAALERALLRIADNLALLRAARTCARSWRPDIVYERYALSSVAGSLLARWLGIPHVLEVNAPLADEEDRFRGLRLPRLTRLLERWVMRRADLVGVVSPPLEEHARRQGVPPERIRVLPNGVDTRRFGPGRDRERIRARLGLDGAFVAGFAGTLRPWHGVAHLIRGFASAASTHANMKLMIMGDGPERAALESLAREVGVADRVAFLGAVPHTEMGDHLAACDVLCAPYGPIEGFYFSPIKIAEYLACGRPVIASAVGHLAETLDESRGAVLTRPGDEDAIGRALVSLARDPKRRESLGAAAASSVWTWSDVARAVLREAAASRARLWAWPTARPFTVGYVVKMFPRFSETFILNEILELERTGTRVVVFSMKEPAESIRQPGVDRVRAPVIVLPERAASRARLAGNHLACLLRSPIRYLRTLAFVRGRGTESALTKFLHAAILARTATSLGVEHLHAHFASGPARQAKFASMLSGIPFSFTAHAKDLYWSGHGHRECHKLKHRIQRASLVVAISEHNRCFMESIGFHVPRGRIATIYNGLDLKAWPLRGPRGRPVVRSEIPLILAVGRLVEKKGFDVLLEAASILVVRGTRFRCWIAGEGPERERLAGLVREKNLEGWVEFLGATPQDRLAADLYSRAHVLAQPSIVASDGDQDGIPTVILEAMSVGLPVVATPVSGIPEAVVDGETGLIAQPGDPRALADALSRVLADDALAARLASGARGMIEKRFSLRENAQHLVRLLRRPAHELGLVGRELTDRDPEPALVESS
- a CDS encoding ABC transporter ATP-binding protein: MSGTSPGPLHPIGNALRDGRRFMVAVRRLRPFIKPHVHSLLLASLAAVGYAVVTLLEPWPIQFLFDGVLLGRKVHFLGHTLKSVHGDPIALLIGSVAAILVLAALRGQLYYTQNVLTAGAGQEVVMSLRRELFRHLQSLSLRYHHGERLGDILMRLTGDIVMLRDMVVAALLNTLSHTLVVAGVLFVMLTINWKLTLVAAAVAPALYVILSTFRVRLMEAAALQRKREGKLVSSAHEVLQAIHVVQANTAEEHEQDRFREMNKRSLNAGIRSTRIEAQLHRAVQITIAAGVGATLGLGALDVLAGRLSPGQLLVFAAYVRGLYGPLRQVSKTVQRTAKASACADRVLEVLEEKPEIQSAPGAPVLQNVQGAISLHHVTFGYSTGKLVLRDVHLDIAPRTTVALVGPTGSGKTTFLNLIPRFYDPLSGEVRIDGMEVRDLDLKSLRGHIGYLTQEVVVMGLTVLDNIAYGAIGKNGSDPTEEEIQGAARAAYAHEFIVKLPQGYDTVLGERGATLSGGQRQRIAIARAFIRDARILLFDEPMTGLDPLAEQAVQRAFANLSRGRTTIVVAHHLSTILHADRILFLESGRIVEQGSHEELLERGGAYAEFYRTQWSLPTPEPT